In Desulfocurvus vexinensis DSM 17965, a genomic segment contains:
- a CDS encoding XdhC family aldehyde oxidoreductase maturation factor, with product MNDCLRAVRMALEAGQELVLATIVASGGSTPRGAGAAMAVRPDASIEGTVGGGLLEARAMRAAGELFAQGDGAAVLQRHELDNELAARADMVCGGQVTVLLERLDPGDAGVFAALDDALRQGRRAVLLTALEGPAGGPLRATARVALAPGQQPPPWPGHDPAALAEARDTALETGRPGLLSGPGGFLAVLPLVPQPAVFLFGAGHVSRPTAQVARIAGFRTVVLDDRPEFANRQRFPDADAVLVPPSMDRALDGLEVGEADSLVIVTRGHLHDKTVLAAALRTPARYVGMIGSLRKREAVYAALRDEGVPEAAIARCHCPIGLSIGARTPEEIAVSIVAELVQCRVAAEGGK from the coding sequence ATGAACGACTGCCTGCGCGCCGTGCGCATGGCTTTGGAGGCGGGCCAGGAACTGGTGCTGGCGACCATCGTCGCCAGCGGCGGGTCCACCCCGCGTGGGGCCGGGGCTGCCATGGCCGTGCGGCCCGACGCGAGCATCGAGGGCACCGTGGGCGGCGGCCTGCTGGAGGCCCGGGCCATGCGCGCCGCAGGGGAGCTGTTCGCCCAGGGCGACGGGGCGGCGGTCCTGCAACGCCATGAGCTGGACAATGAGCTGGCCGCCCGGGCCGACATGGTCTGCGGCGGGCAGGTGACCGTGCTGCTGGAACGCCTGGACCCGGGCGACGCCGGAGTCTTCGCCGCCCTGGACGACGCCCTGCGCCAGGGGCGCCGCGCGGTGCTGCTCACGGCCCTGGAGGGCCCCGCCGGGGGCCCCTTGCGCGCCACGGCCCGGGTTGCCCTGGCCCCCGGGCAGCAGCCGCCGCCCTGGCCGGGGCACGACCCCGCCGCCCTGGCCGAAGCGCGCGACACGGCCCTGGAGACGGGCCGCCCCGGGCTGCTGTCCGGCCCGGGGGGCTTCCTGGCGGTGCTGCCCCTGGTGCCGCAGCCCGCCGTGTTTCTCTTCGGCGCCGGGCACGTGTCGCGGCCCACGGCCCAGGTGGCGCGCATCGCGGGCTTCCGCACCGTGGTGCTGGACGACCGGCCCGAGTTCGCCAACCGCCAGCGCTTTCCCGACGCCGACGCCGTGCTCGTGCCGCCGTCCATGGACCGGGCCCTGGACGGCCTGGAAGTGGGCGAGGCCGACTCGCTGGTCATCGTCACCAGGGGCCACCTGCACGACAAGACCGTGCTGGCCGCAGCCCTGCGCACCCCCGCGCGCTACGTGGGCATGATCGGCAGCCTGCGCAAGCGCGAGGCCGTGTACGCAGCCCTGCGCGACGAGGGGGTGCCCGAGGCGGCCATTGCCCGCTGCCATTGCCCCATCGGCCTGTCCATCGGCGCGCGCACGCCCGAGGAGATCGCCGTGAGCATCGTGGCCGAGCTGGTGCAGTGCCGCGTGGCGGCGGAGGGCGGCAAGTGA
- a CDS encoding DVU_1555 family C-GCAxxG-C-C protein — translation MTDTMGDTSLRMARLAGAGFCCAQIFVLLALEDLGRDNSDLVRAAQGLCLGAGDCAGPCGALTGAALVLGLHAGRGRAGEEPHDRLPLMLAELNDWFRETVGARHGGVSCGAITGGDCTAPDRAVCGAIVAETFERTMDLLAENGIDPIQGRPA, via the coding sequence ATGACCGACACGATGGGCGACACCTCCCTGCGCATGGCGCGGCTGGCGGGCGCGGGCTTCTGCTGCGCCCAGATTTTCGTGCTCCTGGCCCTGGAGGACCTGGGCCGCGACAACTCCGACCTGGTGCGCGCGGCCCAGGGCCTGTGCCTGGGCGCGGGCGACTGCGCCGGGCCCTGCGGCGCCCTGACCGGGGCGGCCCTGGTGCTCGGGCTGCACGCGGGCCGGGGCCGGGCCGGGGAGGAGCCCCACGACCGCCTGCCGCTGATGCTGGCCGAGCTGAACGACTGGTTCCGCGAGACCGTGGGCGCGCGCCACGGCGGCGTGAGCTGCGGGGCCATCACCGGCGGCGACTGCACGGCGCCCGACCGCGCCGTATGCGGGGCCATCGTGGCCGAAACTTTCGAGCGGACCATGGACCTTTTGGCCGAAAACGGCATCGACCCCATCCAGGGCCGCCCGGCATGA
- the trsS gene encoding radical SAM (seleno)protein TrsS, translating into MSAPGAAQPTASVCPVCLEVVPARRETVGGQTRLVKACPRHGEFSTPIWRGAPDFAGWLRPKTPSQPAAPATPRARGCPYDCGLCPDHGQHTCTALVEVTWRCNLACPLCFASAGEAPRPDPSPGAVARLLEGVMRQSGPCNIQLSGGEPTVRDDLPALVALAKAAGFPFVQLNTNGLRIAREEGYAQALAAAGLDSAFLQFDGVTQGPYEALRGQPLLEDKLAAIEALARAGVGVVLVPTVVPGVNAAELGAILRLGVERAPGVRGVHFQPVSYFGRHPGPPADAARITLPEVMAALEAQSGGLVRAADFSPPGCEHALCSFNASYLVDEDGGPAHLTRLSRGGGNCCAPRPAAEGADKAKAYVARQWATPRGAALPMAGPADDLDRFLARARTHIFAVSAMAFQDAWTLDLERLRGCCIHVAAPDGRLVPFCAYNLTAMDGTPLYRSTSARHVP; encoded by the coding sequence ATGAGCGCCCCCGGCGCCGCGCAGCCCACGGCCAGCGTCTGCCCCGTCTGCCTGGAGGTCGTTCCGGCCCGGCGCGAGACCGTGGGCGGCCAGACCCGGCTGGTGAAGGCCTGCCCGCGCCACGGCGAGTTTTCTACGCCCATCTGGCGAGGGGCGCCGGATTTCGCGGGCTGGCTGCGGCCCAAGACGCCCTCGCAGCCCGCTGCGCCCGCCACGCCCCGGGCCCGGGGCTGCCCCTACGACTGCGGCCTGTGCCCGGACCACGGCCAGCACACCTGCACGGCCCTGGTGGAAGTCACCTGGCGCTGCAATCTGGCCTGCCCGCTGTGCTTTGCCAGCGCGGGCGAGGCCCCGCGCCCGGACCCGAGCCCCGGGGCCGTGGCCCGGCTGCTGGAAGGCGTCATGCGCCAGTCCGGGCCGTGCAACATCCAGCTCTCGGGCGGCGAGCCCACGGTGCGCGACGACCTGCCCGCCCTGGTGGCCCTGGCCAAGGCCGCGGGCTTTCCCTTCGTGCAGCTCAACACCAACGGCCTGCGCATCGCCCGCGAGGAGGGCTACGCCCAGGCCCTGGCCGCCGCCGGGCTGGACTCGGCCTTTTTGCAGTTCGACGGCGTGACCCAGGGGCCCTACGAAGCCCTGCGCGGGCAGCCCCTGCTGGAGGACAAGCTCGCGGCCATCGAGGCCCTGGCGCGGGCCGGGGTGGGCGTGGTGCTGGTGCCCACGGTGGTGCCGGGGGTCAACGCCGCCGAGCTGGGCGCCATCCTGCGCCTGGGCGTGGAGCGCGCCCCGGGGGTGCGCGGGGTGCATTTCCAGCCCGTGAGCTACTTCGGGCGCCACCCCGGCCCGCCCGCCGACGCAGCGCGCATCACCCTGCCCGAGGTCATGGCCGCCCTGGAAGCCCAGAGCGGCGGGCTGGTGCGCGCCGCCGACTTCTCGCCCCCGGGCTGCGAGCACGCCCTGTGCTCCTTCAACGCCAGCTATCTTGTGGACGAAGACGGCGGCCCGGCGCACCTGACGCGCCTGTCGCGCGGGGGCGGCAACTGCTGCGCGCCGCGCCCCGCCGCCGAGGGCGCGGACAAGGCCAAGGCCTACGTGGCCCGCCAGTGGGCCACGCCCCGGGGCGCGGCCCTGCCCATGGCCGGGCCCGCCGATGACCTGGACCGCTTCCTGGCCCGGGCGCGCACGCATATCTTCGCCGTGTCGGCCATGGCCTTCCAGGACGCCTGGACCCTGGACTTGGAACGCCTGCGCGGCTGCTGCATCCATGTGGCCGCGCCCGACGGACGGCTGGTGCCCTTTTGCGCCTACAACCTCACGGCCATGGACGGCACGCCGCTGTACAGGAGCACCAGTGCCCGGCACGTCCCTTGA
- a CDS encoding zinc-ribbon domain-containing protein: protein MSMERNIDQHAEGHNIQQAGGDIYITAPQPVENDSLIPCPECGHEVSPSAYSCIACGFPVLQYFCDKARRERDERLQRICAISLLCGIIGIFIISNFTLPETMESIISAVTVVSFILGYLICFHH from the coding sequence ATGAGTATGGAAAGAAATATTGATCAGCATGCGGAAGGCCACAATATTCAACAAGCTGGTGGCGATATCTATATCACCGCACCACAGCCCGTAGAAAATGACAGCCTTATACCATGTCCTGAATGTGGACATGAGGTTAGTCCTTCCGCTTACAGCTGCATTGCCTGCGGATTTCCAGTCCTTCAATATTTTTGTGATAAGGCGAGAAGGGAAAGAGATGAGCGATTGCAAAGAATATGCGCTATATCTTTGCTCTGTGGAATTATTGGAATATTTATTATCTCAAATTTCACACTGCCGGAAACTATGGAATCAATAATTTCTGCAGTCACTGTTGTGTCGTTCATCTTGGGATACTTGATCTGTTTTCATCACTAG
- a CDS encoding rubredoxin, translating into MERWECPCGYIYDPAEGDLETGIQPGTPWEKLPDDWVCPKCGAEKEFFEKID; encoded by the coding sequence ATGGAACGTTGGGAATGCCCCTGCGGCTACATCTACGACCCCGCCGAAGGCGACCTGGAAACCGGCATCCAGCCCGGCACCCCCTGGGAAAAACTGCCCGACGACTGGGTCTGCCCCAAGTGCGGCGCGGAAAAGGAATTCTTCGAGAAAATCGACTGA
- the trsM gene encoding DVU_1556 family methyltransferase, translating into MSAGAAPRNGSPAACCAGPSWRDPALRAVAGPTLRPGGFALTERAVALAGLLPGWPVLDVGAGSGASVARLRSRHGARAVGLDPDPGQLGAPVQPGLPLMRAAAGALPVRTGSQRLVLCECVLSLVPDPAAALGEFARVLAPGGVLALADLCLPPGAPRAGGAGAGPEAEAHAAPSCAAGARTVAEIAALVRAAGLDPFAVEDHGALARELAARLAFGGAAPGCAARRGYFLLLARKPGGPA; encoded by the coding sequence ATGAGCGCCGGGGCCGCGCCCCGCAACGGCTCCCCGGCGGCCTGCTGCGCCGGGCCCTCGTGGCGCGACCCGGCCCTGCGCGCCGTGGCCGGGCCGACCCTGCGCCCCGGGGGCTTCGCCCTGACCGAACGCGCCGTGGCCCTGGCCGGGCTCTTGCCGGGCTGGCCCGTGCTGGACGTGGGCGCAGGCAGCGGGGCCAGCGTGGCCCGGCTGCGCAGCCGCCACGGCGCCCGGGCCGTGGGGCTGGACCCCGACCCCGGGCAGCTCGGCGCCCCGGTGCAGCCCGGGCTGCCGCTCATGCGCGCCGCAGCCGGGGCCCTGCCCGTGCGCACGGGCAGCCAGCGGCTGGTGCTGTGCGAATGCGTGCTGTCCCTGGTGCCCGACCCGGCGGCGGCCCTGGGCGAGTTCGCGCGCGTGCTGGCCCCGGGCGGGGTGCTGGCCCTGGCGGACCTCTGCCTGCCCCCGGGCGCGCCCCGGGCCGGGGGGGCCGGGGCAGGCCCGGAAGCCGAAGCGCACGCGGCCCCGTCCTGCGCTGCCGGAGCCAGGACCGTGGCCGAAATCGCGGCCCTGGTGCGCGCCGCCGGGCTCGACCCCTTCGCCGTGGAGGACCACGGCGCCCTGGCCCGGGAGCTGGCGGCGCGGCTGGCCTTCGGCGGCGCGGCCCCGGGCTGCGCGGCGCGGCGCGGCTATTTTCTGCTCCTGGCCCGCAAACCCGGAGGACCGGCATGA
- a CDS encoding nickel/cobalt transporter, giving the protein MRLVVCVMLWALALAPGLLVPGAQARTQAASPFAGAQEPGSALNIAPESAPEAAPDAVSEVVSDVGPGAAPEVAPEVVPDAPRPRAVNPFTGATRPGAAPAPARVFDAPGEAGPGSGLLAALARTQRELRQGLSERVRALRDGGSASGLAVFLALAFAYGALHAAGPGHGKAVAVSYVLARGEGPGRAALLGAVMGTAHAASAVALVLGLYLILERSLMARFTAQGLWLERASYALVCAIAVWLLARAVRGQGAEQGARGAAHRGLWATGLATGLVPCPGAAIVLLFALALGAPGIGLGAVAAMALGMGATIATAAALAALCRQRVTALAATRPRRAAILDRALSILGALAALTLGATLLAGSLG; this is encoded by the coding sequence ATGCGGCTGGTTGTTTGCGTCATGCTGTGGGCCCTGGCCCTGGCGCCGGGGCTGCTCGTGCCCGGGGCCCAGGCCCGGACTCAGGCCGCGAGCCCGTTTGCCGGGGCCCAGGAGCCCGGCAGCGCCCTGAATATCGCCCCGGAATCGGCCCCGGAGGCTGCCCCGGACGCGGTCTCCGAAGTTGTTTCTGATGTCGGCCCGGGCGCTGCCCCGGAGGTCGCCCCCGAGGTTGTCCCGGACGCGCCGCGCCCCCGGGCCGTGAATCCTTTTACCGGCGCCACCCGGCCCGGTGCGGCCCCGGCTCCGGCGCGCGTTTTCGATGCTCCGGGCGAGGCGGGCCCGGGGAGCGGGCTGCTGGCGGCCCTGGCCCGGACCCAGCGCGAGCTGCGCCAGGGCCTGTCGGAGCGCGTGCGCGCGCTGCGCGACGGCGGCTCGGCCTCGGGGCTCGCGGTCTTCCTGGCCCTGGCTTTTGCCTACGGGGCCCTGCACGCCGCCGGGCCCGGGCACGGCAAGGCCGTGGCCGTGTCCTACGTGCTGGCGCGGGGCGAGGGCCCGGGGCGCGCGGCGCTGCTGGGGGCCGTCATGGGCACGGCCCATGCGGCCAGCGCCGTGGCCCTCGTCCTCGGGTTGTATCTGATCCTGGAGCGTTCGCTCATGGCCCGCTTCACGGCCCAGGGCCTCTGGCTGGAGCGCGCCAGCTACGCCCTGGTCTGCGCCATCGCCGTGTGGCTGCTGGCCCGCGCCGTGCGCGGCCAGGGGGCGGAGCAGGGTGCCCGGGGCGCGGCGCACCGGGGCCTGTGGGCCACGGGGCTGGCCACGGGCCTTGTGCCCTGTCCGGGCGCGGCCATCGTGCTGCTCTTCGCCCTGGCCCTGGGCGCGCCGGGCATCGGCCTGGGCGCCGTGGCCGCCATGGCCCTGGGCATGGGCGCGACCATCGCCACGGCGGCCGCCCTGGCCGCCCTGTGCCGCCAGCGCGTCACGGCCCTGGCCGCCACGCGCCCCCGCCGCGCCGCCATCCTGGACCGCGCCCTCTCCATCCTCGGCGCCCTGGCCGCCCTGACCCTGGGCGCCACGCTGCTGGCCGGAAGCCTGGGGTAG
- a CDS encoding histidine phosphatase family protein: MIVLVRHAEAQGGQGRFIGRTDLPLSATGRAQAQELAQALAGAELRAVAASPLARARDTARPLAEALGLPVDTLPGLAEIDLGAWEGQPREAVRAADPAAYAARGRDFAQFRPPGGESFAQVQARALVALDALARGPLPVVAVTHAGVVRAVLCHALGMPLGNLFRLDPAHARCTLLAPGPQGLVVRGFNLPAQQLPPLLRAADRAGGPRA, translated from the coding sequence ATGATCGTGCTCGTGCGCCACGCCGAGGCCCAGGGCGGCCAGGGCCGCTTCATCGGCCGCACGGACCTGCCCCTGTCCGCCACCGGGCGGGCCCAGGCGCAGGAGCTGGCCCAGGCCCTGGCCGGAGCGGAGTTGCGCGCCGTGGCCGCCAGCCCCCTGGCCCGCGCGCGCGACACGGCCCGGCCCCTGGCCGAGGCCCTGGGCCTGCCCGTGGACACGCTGCCCGGGCTGGCGGAAATAGACCTGGGCGCTTGGGAGGGCCAGCCCCGCGAGGCCGTGCGCGCCGCCGACCCGGCGGCCTATGCCGCCCGGGGCCGCGATTTCGCGCAGTTCCGGCCCCCGGGGGGCGAGAGCTTCGCCCAGGTCCAGGCCCGGGCGCTGGTGGCCCTGGACGCCCTGGCCCGGGGCCCGCTGCCCGTGGTGGCCGTGACCCACGCGGGGGTTGTCCGCGCCGTGCTCTGCCACGCCCTGGGCATGCCCCTGGGCAACCTCTTCCGCCTGGACCCGGCCCACGCCCGCTGCACGCTGCTGGCCCCGGGGCCCCAGGGGCTTGTCGTGCGCGGGTTCAACCTGCCTGCGCAGCAGCTTCCCCCGCTTTTGCGGGCCGCAGACCGCGCAGGGGGGCCCCGGGCGTGA
- a CDS encoding DUF1007 family protein has translation MTGPRALRTLLPALAVLAALLAPAPQAAAHPHVFMDNMATFVFDDQGLAGFRLSWLFDDMFGATVIEDYDRDGDGDFSPGELAVLKAEVFDYLSNSDWFTFVEIDGVARRTTEVRDFSARISAGRLLYEFFVPCPVPAGAGERRVLLSVHDPEYYADVYSPEDKAPELENAEAFEVQTSVSLNPERTYSPFQAWLPEIHLSFRRR, from the coding sequence ATGACCGGACCCCGAGCCCTGCGGACGCTGCTGCCCGCCCTGGCCGTGCTGGCCGCGCTGCTGGCCCCGGCCCCCCAGGCTGCGGCCCATCCCCATGTTTTCATGGACAATATGGCGACCTTCGTCTTCGACGACCAGGGGCTGGCCGGGTTCCGCCTGTCGTGGCTGTTCGACGACATGTTCGGCGCCACCGTCATCGAGGACTACGACCGCGACGGCGACGGGGACTTCAGCCCCGGCGAGCTGGCCGTGCTCAAGGCCGAGGTCTTCGACTACCTGAGCAATTCCGACTGGTTCACCTTCGTGGAGATCGACGGCGTGGCGCGCCGGACCACGGAGGTGCGCGACTTTTCCGCGCGCATCAGCGCCGGGCGGCTGCTCTACGAGTTCTTCGTGCCGTGCCCGGTGCCCGCCGGGGCCGGGGAGCGCCGGGTGCTGCTCTCGGTGCACGACCCGGAATACTACGCCGACGTGTATTCCCCCGAGGACAAGGCCCCGGAGCTGGAGAACGCGGAGGCCTTCGAGGTGCAAACCTCCGTGAGTCTGAACCCCGAGCGGACCTATTCGCCCTTCCAGGCCTGGCTGCCGGAAATCCACCTCAGCTTCAGGCGGCGCTAG
- a CDS encoding DVU_1553 family AMP-dependent CoA ligase has translation MPGTSLDHWLNRRLDRPAQGPPPGPQELAAWQLARLRETVALARRESPHYCDTLGGIDPAALRAPADLARLPRLDARALRAAPERLLCVSQDAVARVVTLASSGSTGAPKRLFFTTGDLERTVDFFRHGMELLAAPGDTVLALLPGEREGGVGRLLTRGVQALGGRCLCCPEPWDVPAALALLEASGARVLVGAPVHVHALALLAAARGLERGRVRRALLCWDAVPPGLAWRVEAALGCAVHHHWGMTETGLGGAVGCGQGPGMHLREADLLVEIADPATGAPVADGQWGEIVVTTLGRQAMPLIRYRSGDAGRILPGGCPCASPLRRLDAVPGRLGGERPGGLSRRALDAAVLALPGVMDYALRQGPGTLELDLYLLPGTGPRAQAVARALDGLPGLDHRRATVRELSRDGRIAPGFAKRTLPGEHSEETS, from the coding sequence GTGCCCGGCACGTCCCTTGACCACTGGCTGAACCGGCGCCTGGACCGTCCGGCCCAGGGCCCGCCCCCCGGCCCGCAGGAGCTTGCGGCCTGGCAGCTGGCCCGCCTGCGCGAGACCGTGGCCCTGGCCCGGCGCGAAAGCCCCCACTACTGTGACACCCTGGGCGGCATCGACCCCGCCGCCCTGCGCGCCCCGGCGGACCTGGCCCGCCTGCCGCGCCTGGACGCCCGCGCCCTGCGCGCGGCGCCCGAGCGGCTGCTGTGCGTGTCCCAGGACGCGGTGGCCCGGGTGGTGACCCTGGCCTCCTCGGGCTCCACGGGCGCGCCCAAGCGGCTGTTCTTCACCACGGGCGACCTGGAGCGCACCGTGGACTTCTTCCGCCACGGCATGGAGCTGCTGGCCGCACCGGGCGACACGGTGCTGGCCCTCTTGCCCGGCGAGCGCGAGGGCGGAGTGGGGCGGCTGCTGACCCGGGGCGTGCAGGCCCTGGGCGGGCGCTGCCTGTGCTGCCCCGAGCCGTGGGACGTGCCCGCCGCCCTGGCCCTGCTCGAAGCCTCCGGCGCCCGGGTGCTGGTGGGCGCTCCGGTGCATGTCCACGCCCTGGCCCTGCTGGCGGCGGCGCGGGGGCTGGAGCGCGGGCGGGTGCGCCGGGCGCTGCTGTGCTGGGACGCCGTGCCCCCCGGGCTGGCCTGGCGCGTGGAGGCCGCCCTGGGCTGCGCCGTTCACCACCACTGGGGCATGACCGAAACCGGGCTGGGTGGGGCCGTGGGCTGCGGCCAGGGCCCGGGCATGCACCTGCGCGAAGCCGACCTGCTGGTGGAAATCGCCGACCCGGCCACGGGTGCGCCCGTGGCCGACGGCCAGTGGGGCGAGATCGTCGTGACCACCCTGGGCCGCCAGGCCATGCCGCTCATCCGCTACCGCAGCGGCGACGCCGGGCGCATCCTGCCCGGGGGCTGCCCCTGCGCCAGCCCCCTGCGGCGGCTGGACGCCGTGCCCGGGCGGCTGGGGGGCGAGCGGCCCGGCGGCCTGTCCCGCCGCGCCCTGGACGCCGCCGTGCTGGCCCTTCCCGGCGTCATGGACTATGCCTTGCGCCAGGGCCCCGGCACCCTGGAACTGGACCTGTATCTGCTGCCCGGCACCGGCCCGCGCGCGCAGGCCGTGGCCCGCGCCCTGGATGGCCTGCCGGGCCTGGACCACCGGCGGGCGACGGTGCGCGAGCTTTCGCGCGACGGACGCATCGCCCCGGGCTTTGCCAAGCGGACCTTGCCCGGGGAACACAGCGAGGAGACATCATGA
- a CDS encoding helix-turn-helix domain-containing protein has translation MIELAQRIKELRDDLGLPIAEFADLIAVSKSALYNYETGERLPNAEVLADICKAAGVNPNWLLLGYGNKKMDPSTAKKLSAIAVLLRDEENNSATQQSIKTTKSSANAASETKGRVVQQTANGNNNIQAAGDIVQNIKTQKLENKVTPPTGSIGSNPILVETITGLFNELGDRREKRFGKSAYPVMYNAFKKDFGIPKNQKYTTYKLWNEPRAQEIINYLKEKLDETIAGRKQRTAKKKGHTRPYLLKQTAELHECLGWSEAIYRGRLHFLFGVTSRRDLNVSQLKSYVEYLEDEYGKKY, from the coding sequence ATGATTGAGCTCGCTCAAAGAATAAAAGAATTACGGGATGACTTAGGCCTTCCCATAGCTGAATTTGCAGACCTTATAGCGGTTAGCAAATCAGCCCTTTACAACTATGAGACAGGAGAAAGGCTGCCAAACGCAGAGGTGTTAGCAGATATTTGCAAAGCGGCAGGAGTTAATCCAAATTGGCTGCTGCTTGGCTATGGGAATAAGAAAATGGACCCATCTACCGCGAAAAAGTTGTCTGCAATCGCGGTCCTTCTCAGGGATGAAGAAAATAATAGTGCAACTCAACAATCCATTAAAACAACAAAATCTTCAGCTAATGCGGCTAGCGAGACAAAAGGTCGTGTTGTCCAACAAACTGCCAATGGGAACAACAATATTCAAGCTGCTGGTGACATAGTACAGAATATTAAAACGCAGAAACTTGAAAATAAGGTGACGCCACCGACTGGCAGCATTGGTAGTAATCCTATTCTAGTTGAAACTATAACAGGATTATTTAATGAGCTTGGTGATCGGCGAGAAAAAAGATTTGGCAAATCTGCATATCCAGTGATGTACAACGCTTTCAAAAAAGATTTCGGAATACCAAAAAATCAAAAATATACCACGTACAAATTGTGGAACGAGCCAAGAGCGCAGGAGATTATCAATTACTTAAAGGAGAAGCTTGACGAAACAATTGCCGGACGCAAACAGAGGACGGCAAAGAAAAAAGGACATACACGCCCATATCTTTTGAAACAGACAGCTGAACTGCATGAATGCCTTGGGTGGTCGGAAGCAATTTATCGAGGAAGATTACATTTTCTGTTTGGAGTTACATCAAGGCGTGATCTCAATGTTTCACAGCTAAAAAGCTATGTGGAATACTTGGAAGATGAGTATGGAAAGAAATATTGA
- a CDS encoding DVU_1551 family NTP transferase, with protein sequence MTPAPDAPPAPRPPNLPDAQGARAPLRLGAVVPAAGLSSRMGALKPALALGGSTVLECAVACLREAGAVDVVVVTGREADAVAALARRAGARPVHNPRYAEGMFGSVVTGVGALGPEVDAFFVLPADTPLVRPATCHAVAAALAAGDADWAVPYFAGRRGHPPVIRARFIPAILGHDGGGGLRAVLEAPGVAVAEVPVPDAAVLMDLDEPGDYQQAVALAARRHVPLPGEVDMLWALAGTPEATRAHCRAVGRAAATLARALNARLGTPERPEPLDPALAEAGGLLHDLAKGQKRHEAEGGRLLAAWGFAALAPLVAAHRDLELAPGAAIRERELVFLADKLVRGQEPVSVARRYDEKIAQWGHEPEVRRKIEARKARALAVAARVRELLGPGAPELLDIVRGGRP encoded by the coding sequence GTGACGCCCGCGCCGGACGCCCCGCCTGCCCCGCGTCCGCCGAACCTGCCGGATGCGCAGGGCGCCCGGGCGCCCCTGCGCCTGGGGGCCGTGGTGCCCGCCGCCGGGCTGTCCTCGCGCATGGGGGCCCTCAAGCCCGCCCTGGCCCTGGGGGGCTCCACGGTGCTGGAATGCGCCGTGGCCTGCCTGCGCGAGGCCGGGGCGGTGGACGTGGTGGTGGTCACGGGCCGCGAGGCCGACGCCGTGGCCGCCCTGGCCCGGCGCGCCGGGGCCCGCCCGGTGCACAACCCGCGCTACGCCGAGGGCATGTTCGGGTCCGTGGTCACGGGCGTGGGCGCCCTGGGCCCGGAGGTGGACGCCTTTTTCGTGCTGCCTGCGGACACGCCCCTGGTCCGCCCGGCCACCTGCCACGCCGTGGCCGCCGCCCTGGCGGCGGGCGACGCGGACTGGGCCGTGCCGTACTTCGCGGGCCGGCGCGGGCATCCGCCCGTGATCCGCGCCCGGTTCATCCCGGCCATCCTGGGCCACGACGGTGGCGGGGGCCTGCGCGCGGTGCTGGAGGCGCCGGGGGTGGCCGTGGCCGAGGTCCCCGTGCCCGACGCCGCCGTGCTCATGGACCTGGACGAACCCGGGGACTACCAGCAGGCCGTGGCCCTGGCCGCGCGGCGCCACGTGCCCCTGCCCGGGGAAGTGGACATGCTCTGGGCCCTGGCGGGCACCCCCGAGGCCACCCGGGCCCATTGCCGCGCCGTGGGCCGGGCTGCCGCCACCCTGGCCCGGGCCCTCAACGCGCGCCTGGGCACCCCGGAGCGCCCGGAGCCGCTGGACCCGGCCCTGGCCGAGGCCGGGGGTCTGCTGCACGACCTGGCCAAGGGCCAGAAGCGCCACGAGGCCGAGGGCGGGCGGCTGCTGGCGGCCTGGGGCTTCGCGGCCCTGGCGCCCCTGGTGGCGGCCCACCGCGACCTGGAGCTGGCGCCCGGGGCCGCGATCCGGGAGCGCGAGCTGGTTTTCCTGGCCGACAAGCTCGTGCGCGGGCAGGAGCCCGTGTCCGTGGCCCGGCGCTACGACGAAAAAATCGCCCAGTGGGGCCACGAGCCCGAGGTGCGCCGCAAGATCGAGGCCCGCAAGGCGCGGGCCCTGGCCGTGGCGGCCCGGGTGCGCGAACTGCTGGGCCCTGGCGCCCCGGAATTGCTGGATATCGTGCGCGGGGGGCGGCCATGA
- a CDS encoding DVU_1557 family redox protein, translating into MSTLKVLDGDYSGWRCAACGQALAMAPAVLEYMGSRFEVELPRCAACGLTLVPEALALGKMLEVEKLLEDK; encoded by the coding sequence ATGAGCACCCTGAAAGTCCTGGACGGCGACTACTCCGGCTGGCGTTGCGCGGCCTGCGGGCAAGCCCTGGCCATGGCCCCGGCGGTGCTGGAATACATGGGCAGCCGCTTCGAGGTGGAGTTGCCGCGCTGCGCGGCCTGCGGCCTGACCCTGGTGCCCGAGGCCCTGGCCCTGGGCAAGATGCTCGAGGTGGAAAAGCTGCTGGAGGACAAATGA